Proteins from a genomic interval of Paenibacillus sp. RC334:
- the ffh gene encoding signal recognition particle protein produces the protein MAFEGLSTRLQNVFSKLRGKGKVSEDDVAQAMREVRLALLEADVNFKVVKDFIAKVKEKSVGKEVMDSFTPGMVIIDIVNKELTELMGGSQAKLAKANKPPTVIMMVGLQGAGKTTTSGKLAKLLQKQNHRPLLVAGDIYRPAAIKQLQVLGEQINAPVFTLGDQTSPVEIAKQGLQHAKDNGNDYVIIDTAGRLHVDEELMEELRQIHANVKPDEVLLVVDSMTGQDAVNVAEHFNTSLELTGVVLTKLDGDTRGGAALSVKAVTGCPIKFATLGEKLDAMEPFHPERMASRILGMGDMLSLIEKAQSNIGADKAKEMERKMRNAEFTFEDFLEQMDQVKKLGPIDQILDMIPGMGNMKQMKDVKVDDKQMGRIEAIVHSMTTQEKQNPDMINHSRRKRIAVGSGTSLAEVNRLIKQFDEMRRMMKQFSDMMGPKGGKNKALKQLKGMGKGMKFPFR, from the coding sequence ATGGCATTTGAAGGATTGTCGACCCGCTTGCAAAATGTATTCAGTAAACTGCGCGGCAAAGGAAAAGTGTCTGAGGATGATGTAGCTCAGGCGATGCGCGAAGTACGATTAGCTTTGCTGGAGGCGGACGTTAACTTCAAGGTTGTAAAGGACTTTATTGCCAAGGTGAAGGAGAAATCCGTTGGCAAGGAAGTGATGGACAGCTTTACACCAGGTATGGTAATCATCGACATCGTGAACAAGGAACTGACCGAGTTGATGGGTGGCAGTCAAGCCAAGCTTGCCAAGGCAAACAAACCGCCTACGGTCATTATGATGGTGGGTCTCCAGGGCGCAGGTAAGACGACGACATCCGGCAAGCTGGCGAAGTTGCTGCAAAAGCAAAATCATCGCCCATTGCTTGTAGCTGGTGATATATATAGACCGGCTGCAATCAAGCAACTACAGGTACTTGGTGAGCAGATTAATGCTCCTGTATTTACGCTTGGTGATCAGACAAGCCCGGTGGAGATTGCAAAACAGGGCTTACAGCATGCCAAGGATAATGGTAATGACTACGTTATTATAGATACTGCCGGTCGTCTTCATGTGGATGAAGAGCTTATGGAAGAGTTGCGTCAGATTCATGCGAACGTCAAGCCGGACGAAGTTCTGCTGGTTGTTGACAGCATGACAGGTCAGGATGCGGTAAACGTCGCGGAGCACTTTAACACTAGCTTGGAGTTAACAGGGGTTGTACTAACGAAGCTGGACGGTGATACCCGCGGTGGTGCGGCCTTGTCGGTTAAGGCTGTGACCGGATGCCCGATCAAGTTTGCTACATTGGGTGAAAAGCTGGATGCGATGGAGCCGTTTCATCCGGAACGGATGGCTTCACGGATTTTGGGTATGGGCGACATGTTGTCCCTGATTGAAAAAGCGCAATCCAATATCGGCGCCGATAAGGCGAAGGAAATGGAACGGAAAATGCGCAATGCTGAATTTACCTTCGAAGATTTTCTGGAGCAGATGGATCAAGTTAAAAAGCTTGGCCCAATCGACCAGATTCTCGATATGATTCCCGGCATGGGCAATATGAAGCAAATGAAAGATGTCAAAGTGGATGACAAGCAGATGGGCCGGATTGAGGCTATCGTTCATTCCATGACCACACAAGAAAAGCAAAACCCGGACATGATTAATCATAGCCGTCGCAAACGGATTGCTGTAGGCAGTGGAACATCACTGGCTGAGGTAAACCGCCTGATCAAGCAATTTGATGAAATGCGGCGCATGATGAAGCAGTTCTCAGACATGATGGGACCCAAGGGTGGCAAAAACAAAGCCCTGAAGCAGTTGAAGGGTATGGGTAAAGGTATGAAGTTTCCTTTCCGTTAA
- a CDS encoding hemolysin III family protein, with protein sequence MANTYTYSRREEIANAITHGIGAVLSVAALVLLIVFASLKGTTWHVVSFTIYGITMLLLYTNSTLLHSLREGKLKDLFEIFDHSCIYLFIAGSYTPFMLVALRGTLGWTLFGVIWGIALFGVLFKAFFTKRFLFMSTVFYIVMGWLITIAWNPLVAAVPAGGMTLLFLGGLMYTLGTIFYVWRAFPYHHAIWHLFVLAGSILHFLAVLLYLTPVRV encoded by the coding sequence ATGGCGAATACCTATACTTATTCCCGCCGGGAAGAAATAGCCAATGCGATCACACACGGAATTGGAGCCGTTTTAAGTGTGGCGGCACTTGTGCTGCTCATTGTTTTTGCAAGCTTGAAAGGGACCACTTGGCATGTCGTCAGTTTCACGATTTACGGAATTACGATGCTGCTGTTGTACACCAATTCCACGTTGCTTCATAGTCTGCGCGAAGGAAAATTGAAGGATTTGTTCGAGATATTCGATCATTCTTGCATTTACCTGTTCATTGCAGGCAGCTACACCCCGTTTATGCTCGTTGCACTGCGCGGGACATTAGGTTGGACGCTGTTTGGCGTTATTTGGGGAATCGCCCTGTTTGGTGTGCTATTCAAGGCATTCTTCACCAAGCGCTTTCTGTTCATGTCTACCGTGTTCTACATCGTGATGGGCTGGCTCATCACGATTGCCTGGAACCCGCTGGTGGCGGCTGTTCCCGCCGGAGGCATGACGCTATTGTTCCTGGGCGGTCTAATGTATACGCTGGGCACAATCTTCTATGTGTGGCGGGCGTTTCCGTATCATCACGCGATCTGGCATCTGTTTGTTCTGGCAGGCAGCATACTTCATTTTCTGGCTGTTCTGCTGTATCTTACCCCGGTAAGAGTTTAA
- the rpsP gene encoding 30S ribosomal protein S16: MAVRIRLKRMGAHKAPFYRVVVSDSRSPRDGRFIEEIGYYNPITVPAVVKIDEDKALKWLQDGAQASDTVRNLLSKAGVMKKFHELKQQK, encoded by the coding sequence GTGGCAGTTCGTATTCGTCTGAAACGTATGGGTGCACATAAAGCTCCTTTCTATCGCGTCGTGGTATCGGATTCCCGTTCCCCGCGTGACGGTCGTTTTATCGAAGAAATCGGTTATTACAACCCTATTACAGTACCAGCAGTTGTAAAAATTGATGAAGATAAAGCGTTGAAATGGTTGCAAGATGGTGCACAAGCATCCGATACAGTCCGCAACTTGCTTAGCAAAGCGGGCGTAATGAAAAAGTTTCATGAGCTTAAACAACAGAAATAA
- the lepB gene encoding signal peptidase I, protein MEQEVGQGAIQQPTDQDGTPKRKPKNEIFEWVKAIVIALVLVFLIRWFLFKPFIVDGPSMQPNFHTGERVIVNEILYDFRSPKPGEVIVFHVPDEGRDFIKRVIAVEGDTVKVEGDTITVNGKPIQEPYLKTPLEEAHQNGELYNKFTNFPNENFKDGKVPAGHIFVMGDNRSNSTDSRMIGYIDLKEVVGRADVIFWPVKDMKWINH, encoded by the coding sequence ATGGAGCAAGAAGTAGGACAAGGAGCTATACAGCAGCCGACCGATCAGGATGGTACGCCCAAGCGTAAACCGAAAAATGAGATTTTTGAGTGGGTCAAGGCCATCGTTATCGCGTTAGTGTTGGTCTTTTTAATCCGTTGGTTTCTTTTTAAGCCGTTTATTGTGGATGGCCCGTCGATGCAGCCTAACTTTCATACCGGAGAACGTGTCATTGTAAATGAAATTTTGTATGATTTCCGTTCCCCAAAACCGGGAGAGGTAATCGTTTTTCATGTGCCGGATGAAGGAAGAGACTTCATTAAGCGCGTCATTGCCGTTGAGGGCGATACGGTTAAGGTAGAAGGTGACACGATTACGGTGAATGGTAAACCTATTCAGGAGCCTTACTTGAAAACTCCGTTGGAGGAAGCGCATCAAAATGGTGAGCTTTACAACAAGTTTACAAATTTCCCGAATGAAAATTTTAAGGATGGTAAAGTTCCCGCAGGACATATTTTTGTTATGGGGGATAACCGTTCCAACAGTACAGACAGTCGGATGATTGGATATATTGATTTGAAAGAAGTCGTCGGCCGTGCTGATGTTATTTTCTGGCCGGTGAAGGATATGAAGTGGATTAACCACTAG
- the ftsY gene encoding signal recognition particle-docking protein FtsY, giving the protein MSFFRKLKESIASKTESVTKQFKDGLEKTRKGFVEKVSDLMIRRKKIDEEFYEELEEILIGADVGVNTVMNLIEDLRGEVKKRKIEDASELQPVLSEKLSELLRGNDNSQLQMSPDGITVILFVGVNGVGKTTTIGKLAHRFKQEGKKVLLAAGDTFRAGAIEQLEVWGERAGVEVIKQQSGSDPAAVMFDAVQAAKQRQVDVLLCDTAGRLQNKSNLMEELNKIFRVIQREIPDAPHEVLLVLDATTGQNALNQAKMFGEKSGVTGLVLTKLDGTAKGGIVVAIRQELNLPVKLVGLGEKVNDLQPFDSEQFVHALFAGLIQEEGVDETALGEEEQA; this is encoded by the coding sequence ATGAGTTTCTTTAGGAAATTAAAGGAAAGCATTGCAAGCAAAACCGAATCCGTCACCAAACAGTTCAAGGACGGTTTAGAAAAAACACGCAAAGGATTTGTTGAAAAAGTATCGGATCTGATGATTCGCCGCAAGAAGATTGATGAGGAGTTCTATGAGGAGCTGGAAGAAATTCTGATCGGTGCCGATGTTGGCGTCAACACCGTTATGAACCTCATTGAAGACCTGCGAGGAGAAGTGAAAAAACGCAAAATCGAGGACGCATCCGAGCTACAGCCTGTATTATCGGAAAAGCTGTCTGAGTTGCTGCGGGGCAATGACAACAGTCAGCTTCAAATGAGCCCTGACGGGATTACGGTCATTCTGTTCGTCGGTGTCAATGGTGTCGGTAAAACAACAACAATTGGCAAGCTGGCGCACCGTTTTAAACAAGAGGGTAAAAAAGTGTTGCTGGCCGCCGGGGATACGTTCCGTGCTGGCGCGATTGAACAGCTGGAGGTATGGGGCGAAAGGGCTGGTGTAGAGGTCATTAAACAGCAATCTGGTTCTGATCCAGCCGCGGTTATGTTTGATGCGGTACAGGCTGCCAAGCAGCGTCAGGTGGATGTGTTACTGTGTGATACCGCAGGACGTCTCCAGAATAAAAGCAATCTGATGGAGGAACTGAACAAAATTTTCCGCGTAATCCAGCGTGAAATTCCCGATGCTCCCCATGAAGTACTGCTGGTACTCGATGCGACGACTGGACAAAACGCGCTCAATCAAGCCAAAATGTTTGGCGAGAAAAGTGGCGTAACCGGGCTGGTGCTGACGAAGCTGGATGGTACAGCGAAGGGTGGTATTGTCGTGGCGATCCGCCAAGAGCTGAATTTGCCGGTGAAGCTGGTAGGCTTGGGTGAAAAGGTGAATGATCTCCAGCCATTTGATTCCGAGCAATTCGTTCATGCGTTGTTCGCTGGGTTGATTCAGGAAGAAGGCGTAGATGAAACCGCTCTGGGTGAGGAAGAACAGGCTTAA
- a CDS encoding KH domain-containing protein encodes MEELVIIIAKALVDHPEDVTVKTLEKDRLVVYELSVHPEDVGKIIGKQGRIAKALRTVVASAAVKMDKRVTVDIIS; translated from the coding sequence ATGGAAGAATTAGTGATAATCATTGCTAAGGCTTTAGTCGATCATCCGGAAGATGTAACCGTGAAGACCTTGGAGAAGGATCGGCTTGTCGTATATGAGCTTAGCGTGCATCCTGAGGATGTAGGCAAAATCATTGGCAAGCAGGGTCGTATCGCCAAGGCGCTTCGCACTGTGGTTGCATCAGCAGCCGTTAAGATGGATAAACGGGTTACCGTAGACATCATATCTTAA
- the rplS gene encoding 50S ribosomal protein L19, translating to MNIVQAITEEQLRKDLPNFRPGDTLKVHVKVIEGTRERIQLFEGVVIKRRGGGISETFTVRKISYGVGVERTFPLHSPKIDKIDVARRGKVRRAKLYYLRELRGKAARIKEIRR from the coding sequence ATGAATATCGTCCAAGCGATCACTGAAGAACAACTGCGTAAAGATTTGCCTAACTTTCGTCCCGGTGACACTTTGAAAGTGCACGTGAAAGTTATTGAGGGAACTCGTGAGCGTATCCAGTTGTTTGAAGGTGTTGTAATTAAACGCCGTGGTGGCGGAATCAGTGAGACTTTTACAGTTCGTAAAATTTCTTACGGTGTAGGTGTGGAAAGAACTTTCCCGCTTCATTCCCCGAAAATCGATAAAATCGACGTGGCTCGCCGTGGTAAAGTGCGTCGTGCGAAGCTTTATTATCTTCGTGAACTGCGCGGTAAAGCAGCGAGAATTAAAGAAATTCGTCGTTAA
- the ylqF gene encoding ribosome biogenesis GTPase YlqF yields the protein MTIQWFPGHMTKARRQIEAKLKLIDLVIELIDARLPLSSRNPMIDDILQGKPRMIILNKADLADPVVSQQWIAYFKEQGHIAFQVDATTGTGMKEIPVQAKLLLKEKIDRQISKGMNPRPMRALIVGIPNVGKSTLINRMAGRSIAATGDRPGVTKAQQWIKIGEIELLDTPGILWPKFEDQNVGYRLAVTGAIKEEILNVEDIAFFATKYLVQYYWDELAARFELTERPEDTENADEIVSVMEAIGRKRGCIVSGGRVDLEKSSKIILRELRAGKLGRFSLEAPY from the coding sequence GTGACGATACAATGGTTTCCTGGTCATATGACCAAAGCGCGCCGCCAAATTGAAGCAAAATTAAAGCTGATTGATTTGGTAATTGAGTTGATTGATGCTCGATTGCCGCTTTCCAGCCGAAATCCAATGATTGATGATATTTTGCAGGGCAAGCCGCGAATGATTATTTTAAATAAGGCAGATTTGGCGGACCCGGTAGTATCACAGCAGTGGATTGCCTACTTTAAGGAGCAAGGGCATATCGCTTTTCAGGTGGATGCTACAACAGGCACAGGGATGAAAGAAATTCCGGTTCAGGCCAAGTTGCTGCTTAAGGAAAAGATAGATCGGCAGATTTCTAAAGGTATGAATCCTCGTCCTATGCGTGCTTTGATTGTTGGTATACCGAATGTCGGTAAATCGACCCTGATCAACCGTATGGCAGGACGTAGCATTGCAGCTACGGGCGATCGTCCTGGGGTGACGAAGGCACAGCAATGGATCAAGATTGGTGAAATTGAGCTGCTGGATACACCGGGTATTTTGTGGCCCAAATTTGAGGATCAGAATGTTGGTTATCGTCTGGCGGTTACAGGCGCGATCAAGGAAGAGATTTTGAATGTTGAGGATATCGCTTTTTTCGCGACAAAATATTTGGTTCAATATTACTGGGATGAGCTGGCAGCGCGCTTTGAGCTGACTGAACGTCCCGAGGATACGGAAAATGCCGATGAAATTGTCAGTGTCATGGAAGCGATTGGACGTAAACGCGGCTGTATTGTCAGCGGTGGACGTGTAGATCTCGAAAAGTCGTCAAAAATCATTTTACGTGAGCTGCGTGCAGGTAAGCTGGGACGTTTCAGTTTGGAAGCTCCTTACTGA
- a CDS encoding putative DNA-binding protein: protein MSQENRLEKTNRINRLFDFYEPLLTEKQQMFLKYYFHDDFSLGEIASEFQISRQAVYEHIKRAEQVLEMYEEKLGLLSKHERRSRDLEELNTALYEAFGKIGKPDEGTLQHVNQIVNRLQEL from the coding sequence ATGAGTCAGGAGAATCGGCTGGAAAAGACAAACCGGATTAACCGACTGTTTGACTTCTATGAACCTCTGCTTACGGAGAAGCAACAGATGTTTTTGAAATATTACTTCCATGATGATTTTTCTCTGGGAGAGATTGCTTCGGAGTTTCAAATTAGCCGTCAGGCCGTGTATGAGCATATCAAACGTGCCGAGCAGGTACTGGAAATGTATGAGGAAAAGCTCGGGTTGCTCAGTAAACATGAGCGCAGAAGCCGAGATCTGGAAGAATTGAATACAGCGTTGTATGAGGCGTTCGGTAAAATCGGTAAACCCGATGAAGGCACTCTGCAACATGTTAATCAAATTGTAAATCGCCTGCAGGAATTGTAG
- the rimM gene encoding ribosome maturation factor RimM (Essential for efficient processing of 16S rRNA), which produces MQQLFNVGKIVNTHGIRGELKILTTTDFPEDRFAKGSELLIIPADGKAPIPVTIETARFQKNMVVAKFKEYHNINDVEKYKGSLLKVSAERLGELEENEFYFHEVVGLEVVTEGGEKLGVVKEILTPGANDVWVVTMPDGKELLLPYIEDVILDVNVPEKRVTVRLMEGLL; this is translated from the coding sequence ATGCAGCAATTGTTTAATGTCGGGAAAATTGTGAATACACACGGAATCCGCGGCGAGCTTAAAATATTAACGACGACCGATTTCCCGGAGGATCGTTTTGCTAAAGGCAGTGAGCTGTTGATCATTCCTGCGGATGGTAAAGCGCCGATCCCTGTAACTATTGAAACAGCACGTTTTCAAAAAAATATGGTTGTAGCCAAATTCAAGGAATATCATAACATCAATGATGTTGAAAAGTATAAAGGCAGCTTATTGAAGGTATCCGCTGAACGGCTAGGCGAACTAGAGGAAAATGAGTTCTATTTTCATGAAGTTGTTGGCCTGGAAGTAGTGACAGAAGGTGGAGAAAAGCTCGGTGTGGTGAAAGAGATTTTGACACCAGGAGCTAACGATGTATGGGTAGTCACAATGCCTGATGGCAAGGAACTGCTGTTGCCGTATATAGAAGATGTCATTTTGGATGTAAACGTGCCTGAAAAACGGGTTACGGTACGGTTGATGGAAGGACTACTGTAA
- the trmD gene encoding tRNA (guanosine(37)-N1)-methyltransferase TrmD, whose translation MRVDVLTLFPEMFDGVFNASILGKARDKGTISLQAVNFRQYAGNKHGQVDDTPYGGGGGMVLKPDPIFTAVEALLDEAECPTILGNTDEVVQGDEAGSSAGLKAPRIILMCPQGETFTQKKAEELAKEDHLIFICGHYEGYDERIREYLVTDELSIGDYVLTGGELPAMVAIDSVARLLPGVLGNETSAVTDSFSTGLLEYPHYTRPAEFRGWKVPEVLLSGHHVNIDVWRRHEALRRTMERRPDLLEQAELTSKERVWIEEQRKMD comes from the coding sequence ATGCGGGTGGATGTGCTGACCCTGTTTCCCGAAATGTTTGACGGTGTATTTAATGCAAGCATTCTGGGAAAAGCAAGGGATAAGGGAACCATATCACTGCAAGCGGTTAATTTTCGCCAATATGCCGGGAACAAGCACGGTCAAGTGGATGATACACCCTATGGCGGCGGGGGCGGGATGGTATTGAAGCCTGACCCGATTTTCACTGCGGTGGAGGCGCTACTGGATGAGGCAGAGTGTCCAACCATATTAGGGAACACAGACGAAGTTGTTCAAGGTGATGAGGCTGGGTCGAGTGCAGGTTTGAAAGCTCCGCGTATTATTTTGATGTGTCCGCAAGGTGAGACTTTTACGCAAAAGAAAGCGGAGGAGCTTGCTAAAGAGGACCATCTTATTTTTATATGCGGGCATTATGAGGGCTATGATGAGCGTATTCGCGAATATTTGGTGACGGATGAGCTTTCTATCGGAGATTATGTGTTGACTGGTGGGGAACTGCCCGCCATGGTCGCTATAGATAGTGTGGCACGGTTGCTGCCTGGAGTGCTGGGCAATGAAACGAGTGCAGTAACGGACTCTTTCAGTACGGGGCTGCTGGAGTACCCGCATTATACCAGGCCTGCTGAGTTTCGGGGCTGGAAGGTACCAGAGGTGCTGTTGTCAGGACATCACGTTAATATTGATGTATGGAGACGGCATGAGGCACTGCGTCGTACGATGGAACGTCGACCGGATCTGCTGGAGCAGGCTGAATTGACAAGCAAGGAACGGGTATGGATAGAGGAACAGCGCAAGATGGATTGA